The nucleotide sequence TCTATTCATTTACACATCTGTTCCTGCTTTTGTTTCAATTTGTGACCATTATATTGAATCTTGCATTTACTGCAGGAGATGTTAATGAATTGACATCTAATACAATCACCACACTCTTCTTTACACACAGCATCACCAAATTTCTCTATTTTGGCATCAACTCAAAGAATTTCTACAGGTGagaacattttaaatttcttgCCACATAATGGATAATCTTATCTTGCAacgctttttttttgttgcttaaaAAGGACTCTCAACATTTGGAACCAGTCAAATACCCATCCCCTTTTTGCTGAATCCGATGCACGATATCATTCGATTTCTCTATCTAAAATGCGGAAATTGCTTACGCTTATCGTGACACTCACTATAATGTCTGTGACGGCCTGGGTTACCCTAACATTCTTCGGAGAGAGTGTGAGGCATATGACCGACAAGGCAACTAATGAGACATACACTATAGACATCCCCAGGCTTCCGATCAAAGCTTGGTATCCTTGGGATGCTATGGGAGGATACAAGTACATTCTCTCCTTTGTGTTTCAAGTAAGTTTATTGTCATAAAACTTGTCTTCAAATAGTTTAATGTTTTTCACAATCTTCATCATCCTTCCccaaaattttattagaaaagctattttaaagatttatcaTTAGTCTTCACGATGCATTCAGATGAAAAATTGGAAAGCATTAGAAACAATATGTGACAGTTTCAAAGTTATTGTGATTGAACGTGAGGCcatttctcaatttaatgatttttgaaaaatattgtgagTTCGAGATTTAAAAACATGTTACTTCCAGAAAAGAAGAAGTAGGATGGATAACGTTGGATAAGATATTGATTTTCAATTAGACTTTCAATTAACTTGGTGTCCTTATGCTTAATTTTAGCAGATGTTCTCATATTTATTTCCAACCCCTTAAGAAAGATATTACAAGCGAAAGTGAAAAAAGTAGGAAAAATACACTCACTAAAAAGGAAATGAAATCATGATAAGCTCAAAAAATTGtagttatgtttttttaataattcattgAAATACTACATAATTGTAGTTTCCAATAGTTGAATTCgtgaaagtacgagaattttatcaaaaatttcaaacttttacgTCTTTAGAAGTTCTTTTCCAagtaaacattttattttaatttatagatAATTTGTTTTATAGGAATATACCTCTCAAGTTCcgaaatttcaaaaagaaatttcgATGGCATTTGATTTGTTATATTAATTCAGACTACAATTATTAAAACTTCCAGAATATGTTCTAAAATTCATAATGTTATAAAAAGTGGTAAAGCGTCTCAGCTTTGTAAAGTGCTCTTCCACGTGGCGATGTACACTATGCGTTGACAAAGGGTTGCGTTTTTATTATTCGTTTAATTCAACTATTTTTGTGTTTACCGGTATAGATTAGATTTAaactaatttacaaaataatcaaGAATATAGCATAAAAGTCGAAGACAttgttttcaattaaaatgcCCATTTTttcataatgaccagcgcacaataacttttgtttgtaaacatgttttcaaaatttcacatgagaatgagcgagatgactagatgtagatctcattcactctcattgaaatgtgaaaaacatgtttactaaacataagttattgtgcgttggccatAACCGGTTCATACTTGGTTAGAACTATTTCCGATTCGTTCACAAATCAAAGGCTATTAAAATGCAACGAATTTTTTCCAATCAgttaataaatacaataattGCAGTCTGTTATTTAACAAATCATTAGATTGGTTATGGTCATTgcaaagtgttaaaaaaaataaaacaattttatacaTATATTGCCCTGCTGGATTGAAtttgtttaagaaaatattagttttaattattttcttgcgAACATCcatgaaaatcaaattttatgacTCATCCTTATAAATGCAATTTTGTAATATAATAAGAAAAACTTTAACTTATTTAGTCAgagaaatttcatttgattACGGGTTATCGatcaaatcatttttaaagaaatataaatatgtagcattcctttaaaaaaaagtatctgtttatatggtttctttatgttttccatttttcttttacaattttttttctaattttgtttACTTCTCCGAATTTGAAAAATCTAGaattactttattatttttttaaacaaataaataaaaaatattaaaaaattaaatatttaaaaagatgtTGAActtcaaaaatccaaaaataattttttaatttcagaagTTTGGTAATtcagaatgaaaaatatttaacgcAAGACTTAccaagaataaaagaaaaaagtctTTTTTAAAGGTGTAGGTATCAAAATATATTATGAAGTTTATTcgtgcaataaaattttttttctgaaattatttattcattaccACCCTTAATTACATATTTGGAACtgaataaacaaactgatgtaAATAGTTTGAGAATAGGTGGAATGAGGACGTAAGAGCTTATGCAAAGTTTGTGCTAGATTCAAATTCATATAATCTTGGTTAGTTAATCTCTTTATTGGTACTTCTCTAAAATCCTATGATAAGTTATCTAACATCTCTTTACCCCTTTTTAGGTATACTACCTGCTCTTCTCATTGTTCCAAGCAAACTTGGCCGATGTACTTTTCTGTTCGTGGCTGCTATTTGCATGTGAGCAACTTCAGCATTTGAAGGGTATTATGAAGCCCTTGATGGAACTCAGTGCCACTCTGGATACTTACAGACCAAACACCGCTGCTCTATTCCGATCAATTTCGGCAAACTCCCATTCTGAACTGATTAATAATGAAGGTGTGTGTACTTTGATTGAATTTAATGTACTTTATAGAACTAATTAATATGTGAAAGACGACTTGGCAATGAAGATTGAAtcacacttttaaaaattcaacactATAAGTAGTTAAAAAGTTTATCCTTTGGACAGAAGGGTAATAAGATGGTTGACGATGTTGATGTTGCTGTTTATTATTTCTGTAGTTGAAAAGGATGTAACAGACTTGGATATCAGTGGAATTTACAACTCTAAGGCTGACTGGGGAGCCCAATTCAAGGCACCGTCTAATTTGCAGAATTTCGGTAGCGGTGCCAATCCCAATGGATTGACCAAGAAGCAAGAGCTCATGGTTCGCACGGCCATAAAGTATTGGGTGGAAAGGCACAAGCACGTCGTAAGGTAATGTGATAACTACTAGATCAAGTATCTCACTTAATTTTCCTGTTTATGAattattaatgcatttaataGCTATGTAGATATTACATATTAATAGGGGTAGAACGTTAAATAATCGTAATTCATTTAGAAGTATATTTTTGTGTCTATGTCACAAATTGGTGTAGGGAGTCAAGTTTATAAAAGTAGCACGCACAGTTCACGTGTGACGatgaaaaattcatcaaaaataccACCCCTTTAGTCAACTCAGGAGACAATACCAAATCGATGTGGTGTGGCACCAAAGAAgtgatttcaaattaaattctttGAATCCTTGAATAATTTACACCGTCCAATCGAGTACATTTCGATCGATATGCTAGAGCGAcgacaaaatgatttttcaatacAAAAGGATGAACAAGCCTATGCGAATACGTATAAATATATACTGTATTCTGTGTGATGCAAATATATTGAAATGGACAGTATTATACTTTCAAATCTTAGTTCAGACTAAATTAGAAAAGGTTTTTAACAAAGAAAAAAGCTTAAATTATAAGTGAGAATTACaaatcgaccgctcagaataagaaacgaataactcgcagtaggcaaattttataCAGGAGAACGATTTGAAGTTGAGATTTTACAtacagagtataggatttttgagatttaaaacctctataattttggaaataattaattttcaagtataatattcacagggaatgtagatggtataaagaagtatccaaaaagcgaataaaacgatttttataaaaaatcgagttgttcgacttatattctaacAGTTCGAAATACATATGTATTTAGATTATTATTATGTAGAAATTTTTTGCTTaagagttttatttaaaaattactgtgAATATGCAAATAATGCTAATTCTTTTTACGCGTTGTAACTCTTGAGTTCTCCTCCTATGAGTGTTAAGAAATGCAACATCTTATTGCAAATAAATGaaacgtgattttttttttagaaaacacTTCTTAATTAGTTATTTTACACCAAAGAATTTCATGACATTATGACGTTAGTTAAGTGCAATTCTTCGCAATATATCaacattattaaaaatccaatattttgtgaatatcttccacaaataaataatttaaaattaagtaattctAAATT is from Phlebotomus papatasi isolate M1 chromosome 1, Ppap_2.1, whole genome shotgun sequence and encodes:
- the LOC129801515 gene encoding odorant receptor coreceptor, translated to MQVQPQKYQGLVADLLPNIRLMQAFGHFLFKFVSGPVMFRKIYSFTHLFLLLFQFVTIILNLAFTAGDVNELTSNTITTLFFTHSITKFLYFGINSKNFYRTLNIWNQSNTHPLFAESDARYHSISLSKMRKLLTLIVTLTIMSVTAWVTLTFFGESVRHMTDKATNETYTIDIPRLPIKAWYPWDAMGGYKYILSFVFQVYYLLFSLFQANLADVLFCSWLLFACEQLQHLKGIMKPLMELSATLDTYRPNTAALFRSISANSHSELINNEVEKDVTDLDISGIYNSKADWGAQFKAPSNLQNFGSGANPNGLTKKQELMVRTAIKYWVERHKHVVRLVAAIGDTYGIALLLHMLTSTIKLTLLAYQATKISKVDVYAFSVIGYLVYALGQVFLFCIFGNRLIEESSSVMEAAYSCHWYDGSEEAKTFVQIVCQQCQKAMTISGAKFFTVSLDLFASVLGAVVTYFMVLVQLK